The Streptomyces spororaveus genome includes a region encoding these proteins:
- a CDS encoding sugar ABC transporter ATP-binding protein produces the protein MHDAPDTWASPPSHSGAAPLVRMRGLSKRFGGTLALDAVDLDIHRGSVLALLGPNGAGKSTLIKLLAGVHHADAGAVTVTGHPLGSHAATRNMSFIHQDLGLVPWMTVAENIALGAGYPRRHGLISWRRTRERCDEALQIVAGHLDADARIARLGPAERSLVAIARALATRAELIVLDEPTATLPAADCARLFGVLHTLRDRGHAILYVSHRLDEVYQVADTFAVLRDGRLVDRGPLAGHSPDRLVRAIVGHAPAARTPGPPPAAGPPVLSLDRVRTVSTGEVSLDLRAGEVLGMVGLTGAGHMELGRALAGALPVLGGRVLLDGRPYHPRTVHAALDSGVGFVAANRQEEGCAADLTVRENFLANPRAAGAPAVRWIGPRRERAQATALIDRFSVHPRDSEVPIATLSGGNQQKVMVGRSLRGRLRLLVLEEPTAGVDVGAKATIHRLLDDALASGLAVLLISTDFEEVADVCHRALVFVRGSVSTELSGAALTVTELTRTASAMPAITGPTADR, from the coding sequence GTGCATGACGCTCCCGACACCTGGGCGAGCCCACCCTCGCATTCCGGTGCCGCACCGCTCGTCCGCATGCGCGGCCTGAGCAAACGGTTCGGCGGCACCCTGGCGCTGGACGCGGTCGACCTCGACATCCACCGCGGCAGCGTCCTCGCCCTACTCGGCCCCAACGGAGCCGGAAAGTCCACCCTCATCAAGCTGCTCGCCGGTGTCCACCACGCCGACGCGGGCGCGGTCACCGTGACCGGCCATCCCCTCGGCAGCCACGCCGCGACCCGGAACATGTCCTTCATCCACCAGGACCTCGGGCTCGTCCCCTGGATGACGGTGGCCGAGAACATCGCCCTGGGCGCCGGATACCCCCGCCGCCACGGGCTGATCTCCTGGCGGCGGACCCGGGAGCGCTGCGACGAGGCCCTGCAGATCGTCGCCGGGCATCTGGACGCCGACGCCCGGATCGCCCGCCTCGGGCCCGCCGAGCGCTCGCTCGTGGCCATCGCCCGCGCCCTCGCCACCCGGGCCGAGCTCATCGTGCTGGACGAGCCGACCGCCACCCTCCCCGCCGCGGACTGCGCGCGGCTGTTCGGCGTACTCCACACCCTGCGCGACCGCGGCCACGCGATCCTCTACGTCAGCCACCGGCTGGACGAGGTCTACCAGGTCGCCGACACCTTCGCCGTCCTGCGCGACGGCCGGCTGGTCGACCGGGGCCCGCTCGCCGGTCACAGCCCGGACCGGCTGGTGCGCGCGATCGTGGGCCACGCACCGGCCGCACGGACGCCGGGGCCTCCCCCCGCCGCCGGCCCGCCCGTGCTGAGCCTCGACAGGGTGCGGACCGTGTCCACCGGCGAAGTCAGCCTGGACCTGCGGGCCGGTGAGGTCCTCGGCATGGTGGGCCTGACCGGCGCCGGCCACATGGAGCTGGGCCGCGCCCTCGCCGGCGCCCTGCCGGTCCTCGGCGGGCGGGTCCTGCTCGACGGCCGGCCGTACCACCCGCGTACGGTCCACGCCGCTCTCGACTCCGGCGTCGGCTTCGTGGCGGCCAACCGTCAGGAGGAGGGCTGCGCCGCGGATCTGACCGTACGGGAGAACTTCCTGGCGAACCCGCGCGCGGCCGGCGCCCCCGCGGTGCGCTGGATCGGCCCCCGCCGCGAGCGCGCCCAGGCCACCGCCCTCATCGACCGGTTCTCGGTGCACCCCCGCGACAGCGAGGTGCCGATCGCCACCCTGTCCGGCGGCAACCAGCAGAAGGTCATGGTCGGCCGCTCGCTCCGGGGACGGCTGCGCCTGCTCGTCCTGGAGGAGCCGACCGCCGGGGTGGACGTCGGGGCCAAGGCCACCATCCACCGGCTGCTCGACGACGCCCTGGCCTCGGGCCTGGCGGTCCTGCTCATCTCCACCGATTTCGAGGAGGTCGCGGACGTGTGCCATCGCGCCCTGGTGTTCGTGCGCGGGAGCGTGAGCACCGAGCTGAGCGGTGCGGCCCTCACGGTCACCGAACTCACCCGGACCGCCTCGGCCATGCCCGCGATCACCGGCCCCACGGCGGACCGATGA